From the Helicobacter pylori genome, one window contains:
- a CDS encoding flagellar hook protein FlgE, giving the protein MNDTLLNAYSGIKTHQFGIDSLSNNIANVNTLGYRSNDPEFKTLFSSHLDALNAKSVVANDRNYGVTGSGNVLSNKDGEYMPSEGEFHMAYQGKGWFVIGPNKNGEMTINKDGFSKKQDNFLTRAGNFARDADGYLVTPEGYYVYGIDLKKIKDGTLNSTARDEDIEKLHGNTLSPLQIPQDLTYQPVLSTKVNISVNLNPKDHLKGVQDFFLNDKGEIIKERFLNQDINALANDDNEPIDAITNRKLNVSIQKGDGKKEDFVFTYGDAEKGENQFKTLGDLQKLLKEKTGLDLNLIKSEKDAKSPPLLLEIANPSETPITFSLSGGIADKLGLNANQMELKKGISRDSVAIKIPYYSTEVDIYDKAGDKYLLQSEYYMTNSNDPTSSPTSKRKNQTWEVKSYIVDPKNKAPINDPTWEIVGFDSATHKMKSAPMTLDFKGNKLTYSLDKSENHDSSDLSYQDSKLLEASQDGKPRGIFRDMRIEENGVISLAFSNGVVEPVARIGILAFTNDQGLRKIGGNLYEMQEGTINGENRPLSGNPILGWDEEGKLKFGKIRHKYLETSNVNAGNALTNLILMQRGYSMNARAFGAGDDMIKEAISLKK; this is encoded by the coding sequence TTTAAGACCTTGTTTTCTTCGCATTTAGACGCTTTGAACGCCAAATCCGTTGTGGCTAACGACCGAAATTACGGCGTTACAGGCTCAGGCAATGTCCTTTCTAATAAAGATGGCGAATACATGCCTAGTGAGGGGGAATTCCACATGGCGTATCAAGGCAAGGGCTGGTTTGTGATAGGGCCCAATAAAAACGGGGAAATGACCATCAATAAAGACGGCTTTAGCAAAAAACAGGATAATTTTCTCACGCGCGCCGGGAATTTCGCCAGGGACGCTGATGGCTATTTGGTAACCCCTGAGGGCTATTATGTTTATGGTATTGATTTGAAAAAAATCAAAGACGGCACGCTCAATTCCACCGCTAGAGATGAAGACATTGAAAAATTGCATGGCAACACCCTTTCGCCCTTACAAATCCCCCAGGATTTGACTTACCAGCCCGTGCTTAGCACGAAAGTGAATATTAGCGTGAATCTAAACCCTAAAGACCATTTAAAGGGCGTGCAAGATTTTTTCTTAAACGATAAGGGCGAAATCATTAAAGAGCGTTTTTTAAACCAGGATATTAACGCTTTAGCGAATGACGATAACGAGCCAATAGACGCGATCACCAATCGTAAATTGAATGTGAGTATCCAAAAAGGAGATGGCAAAAAAGAGGATTTTGTTTTCACTTATGGGGACGCTGAAAAAGGCGAAAACCAATTCAAAACCTTAGGCGATTTGCAAAAACTCCTTAAAGAAAAAACCGGGCTAGACTTGAACCTCATCAAAAGCGAAAAAGACGCCAAAAGCCCCCCTCTTTTATTAGAGATCGCTAATCCTAGCGAAACGCCTATCACTTTTAGCTTGAGTGGGGGCATTGCGGATAAATTGGGCTTGAACGCGAATCAAATGGAATTGAAAAAGGGCATCAGCAGGGATTCAGTGGCGATCAAAATCCCTTATTACAGCACAGAAGTGGATATTTATGATAAAGCCGGGGATAAATACTTGCTCCAAAGCGAATACTACATGACCAATTCCAACGATCCCACATCAAGCCCCACGAGCAAAAGGAAAAACCAAACTTGGGAAGTGAAAAGCTACATCGTCGATCCCAAAAACAAAGCCCCTATCAATGATCCTACTTGGGAAATTGTCGGCTTTGATTCAGCCACACATAAAATGAAATCCGCCCCCATGACTTTGGATTTTAAGGGTAATAAGCTCACCTACTCTTTGGATAAGAGCGAAAACCATGATTCTAGCGATTTGTCTTACCAAGACTCTAAACTTTTAGAAGCGAGTCAAGACGGCAAGCCTAGAGGCATTTTTAGAGACATGCGCATTGAAGAAAATGGCGTGATTTCTCTAGCCTTTAGTAATGGGGTGGTAGAGCCGGTCGCTCGCATCGGTATTTTGGCTTTCACTAACGATCAAGGCTTAAGAAAAATCGGCGGTAACCTCTATGAAATGCAAGAAGGCACCATTAATGGCGAAAACAGACCCCTAAGCGGTAACCCCATTTTAGGGTGGGACGAAGAGGGCAAGCTCAAATTTGGGAAAATCAGGCACAAATATTTAGAAACGAGCAACGTGAATGCCGGGAACGCCCTAACCAATCTCATTTTAATGCAAAGAGGCTATTCCATGAACGCTAGAGCCTTTGGCGCGGGCGATGACATGATTAAAGAAGCCATTAGCTTGAAAAAATAA
- a CDS encoding restriction endonuclease produces MIPTQLNEIAEFLKTNPYSLSQPLQDGRLNPSVNEEEILNTIKGNFPIQLPRAREWWDFSFEENKIFYPVNIKTTTTKTADNLNCKLGIYYALCGLLPEFNNEIAWEKYFQKLHKDLGTNTNRDYYFLIINKNDPKDVFINSLKGIQTLQPNNLPFQCKWDNNRKIVQRSFIESKNFILSALAKSVKLRANIYLTFKEFFGEFFVSIRD; encoded by the coding sequence ATGATACCCACACAGCTTAATGAAATTGCAGAATTTTTAAAAACAAACCCTTATAGTTTGTCTCAGCCCTTACAAGATGGGCGATTAAATCCATCTGTCAATGAAGAAGAAATTTTAAATACCATTAAGGGTAATTTTCCTATCCAACTGCCAAGAGCCAGAGAGTGGTGGGATTTTAGTTTTGAAGAAAATAAGATTTTTTATCCTGTTAATATTAAAACCACCACCACAAAAACCGCTGACAATCTTAATTGCAAATTAGGGATTTATTATGCGTTATGCGGCTTATTGCCGGAATTTAATAACGAAATCGCATGGGAAAAATACTTTCAAAAACTTCACAAAGACTTAGGCACAAACACCAATAGAGACTATTATTTTTTGATTATCAACAAAAACGATCCTAAAGACGTTTTTATCAATTCTTTAAAAGGCATTCAAACCCTCCAACCCAATAACTTGCCCTTCCAATGCAAGTGGGATAACAACAGAAAAATCGTTCAAAGAAGCTTTATTGAAAGTAAAAACTTCATCTTAAGCGCTTTAGCCAAAAGCGTTAAGTTACGAGCTAATATTTATTTAACATTCAAAGAATTTTTTGGAGAATTTTTTGTATCAATTAGAGATTAA
- a CDS encoding class I SAM-dependent methyltransferase codes for MENFLYQLEIKTLGQVFTPKNIVDFMLTLKQNQWSVLEPSAGDGSFLKRLKKAVGIEIDPKICPKNALCMDFFDYPLENQFDTIIGNPPYVKHKDIAPSTKEKLHYSLFDERSNLYLFFIEKAIKHLKPNGELIFITPRDFLKSTSSVKLNEWIYKEGTITHFFELGDQKVFPNAMPNCVIFHFCKGDFSRITNDGLQFVCKKGILYFLNQSYTQKLSEVFKVKVGAVSGCDKIFKNETYGNLEFVTSITKRTNVLEKMVFVNKPNDYLLQHKDSLMQRKIKKFNESNWFEWGRMHHISPKKRIYVNAKTRQKNPFFIHQCPNYDGSILALFPYDQNLDLQSLCDKLNAINWQELGFVCDGRFLFSQRSLENALLPKDFLN; via the coding sequence TTGGAGAATTTTTTGTATCAATTAGAGATTAAAACTTTAGGGCAGGTTTTCACCCCTAAAAATATAGTGGATTTCATGCTCACTCTCAAGCAAAATCAATGGAGTGTTTTAGAGCCAAGCGCGGGCGATGGGAGTTTTTTAAAGCGTTTAAAAAAGGCTGTAGGGATTGAAATCGATCCTAAAATCTGCCCTAAAAATGCCCTTTGCATGGACTTTTTTGACTACCCTTTAGAAAATCAATTTGACACCATTATTGGTAACCCGCCCTATGTCAAACACAAGGATATTGCGCCAAGCACCAAAGAAAAACTCCATTACAGCCTTTTTGATGAAAGGAGTAACCTATACTTGTTTTTCATAGAAAAAGCGATCAAGCATTTAAAGCCTAATGGCGAATTGATTTTCATCACCCCAAGGGATTTTTTAAAATCCACTTCTAGCGTGAAATTAAACGAATGGATTTACAAAGAAGGCACGATAACGCATTTTTTTGAATTAGGCGATCAAAAGGTTTTCCCAAACGCCATGCCTAATTGCGTGATTTTTCATTTTTGTAAGGGTGATTTCAGTAGAATCACCAACGATGGTTTGCAATTCGTGTGCAAAAAAGGCATTTTGTATTTCCTCAACCAATCTTACACGCAAAAATTAAGCGAGGTTTTTAAGGTTAAGGTGGGGGCAGTGAGCGGGTGCGATAAGATTTTTAAAAATGAAACATACGGGAATTTAGAATTTGTCACCTCAATCACCAAAAGAACCAATGTTTTAGAAAAAATGGTTTTTGTCAATAAGCCTAATGACTATTTACTCCAGCATAAAGACAGCTTGATGCAAAGAAAGATTAAAAAATTCAATGAAAGTAATTGGTTTGAATGGGGGAGGATGCATCACATATCCCCTAAAAAACGCATTTATGTCAACGCCAAAACGCGCCAAAAAAACCCCTTTTTTATCCACCAATGCCCTAATTATGACGGCTCTATTTTAGCGCTATTCCCTTATGACCAAAATTTGGATTTACAAAGCCTCTGCGACAAACTCAACGCTATCAATTGGCAAGAATTGGGCTTTGTGTGTGATGGGCGTTTTTTGTTTTCGCAACGCTCTTTAGAAAACGCCCTTTTGCCTAAAGACTTTTTAAACTAG
- a CDS encoding ATP-dependent helicase: MLETLQLNPEQRKAASALQGYNLIIASAGTGKTSTIVGRILHLLNNGIKPEEILLLTFTNKASNEMIARVAKYSKLSSKIEAGTFHAVAYRYLKEHYPNLSLKQPKELRKLLESIVDTKNALNATDEDKKPYTSQHLYALYSLYTNALKQEDFSAWLSSKNPEHAPYAAFYENILEEFENTKKKHDYIDYNDLLLLFKKAMLERPSPYKEVLCDEFQDTNPLQESILDAINPPSLFCVGDYDQSIYAFNGADISIISNFTQKYKNARVFTLTKNYRSSKEILDLANQVIQHNQRIYPKNLEVVKSGKFNKPTLLNYNDNIAQCQDIAKRIVMRKNFKEVAVIFRNNASADQLEAALRSHNVPSKRKGSASFFESKEVALALDICALLFNPKDIMAAIHILSYISDIGSNTAKDIHEALMLLGNGDLKLALTQPNQEAKIYTKKKEITSMGLFEEIFALENSSRFNSVIDKAFHSHPVLMHPKISLNGAKTLSDFFMLYTKAPTHSPSALIKHILESAFFQTFKTRLLKERSKNKDGSYNEFKKLQAQKRFNEKMDLLSSLAKNYQNLGRFLNGTLIGSSEATQGEGVNLLSVHASKGLEFKDVYIIDLMEGRFPNHKLMNTGGGIEEERRLFYVAITRAKENLWLSYAKNELRENAKPKEHKPSVFLYEAGLLKPDSK, encoded by the coding sequence TTGTTAGAAACCTTACAATTAAACCCTGAGCAAAGAAAAGCGGCTTCGGCTTTGCAAGGGTATAATTTAATCATTGCGAGCGCTGGCACGGGAAAAACTTCTACCATTGTGGGGCGCATTTTACACCTGCTTAATAACGGCATCAAGCCTGAAGAAATCTTGCTTTTGACTTTCACCAATAAAGCGAGTAATGAAATGATCGCTAGGGTGGCTAAATACTCCAAATTAAGCTCCAAAATTGAAGCGGGCACTTTCCATGCGGTGGCGTATCGCTATTTAAAGGAGCATTACCCAAACTTAAGCCTAAAACAACCTAAGGAACTAAGAAAGCTTTTAGAAAGCATTGTGGACACTAAAAACGCGCTAAACGCAACAGATGAGGATAAAAAGCCCTACACTTCGCAGCATTTATACGCCCTTTATTCGCTTTACACTAACGCTCTAAAACAAGAAGATTTTAGCGCTTGGCTTTCTAGTAAAAACCCTGAACACGCGCCATACGCCGCCTTTTATGAAAACATTTTAGAAGAGTTTGAAAACACTAAAAAAAAGCATGATTATATTGACTATAACGACTTACTGCTGCTCTTTAAAAAGGCGATGCTAGAAAGACCCAGTCCTTATAAAGAAGTGCTTTGCGATGAATTTCAAGACACTAACCCCTTACAAGAATCCATTTTAGACGCTATCAACCCCCCTAGTTTGTTTTGCGTGGGCGATTACGATCAGAGCATTTACGCTTTTAACGGGGCGGATATTTCTATCATTTCTAATTTCACTCAAAAATACAAAAACGCCCGAGTTTTCACGCTCACCAAAAACTACCGCTCTTCTAAAGAGATTTTAGATCTCGCCAATCAAGTGATACAGCACAACCAACGCATTTACCCTAAAAATTTAGAAGTGGTGAAATCAGGGAAATTCAATAAACCCACGCTTTTAAATTACAACGACAACATCGCACAATGCCAAGACATCGCTAAACGCATTGTCATGCGAAAAAATTTTAAAGAAGTGGCGGTGATTTTTAGGAATAACGCTAGCGCGGATCAATTAGAAGCCGCTTTAAGATCCCACAACGTGCCAAGCAAACGAAAAGGGAGCGCGAGCTTTTTTGAATCCAAAGAAGTGGCGTTAGCGTTAGATATTTGCGCGCTATTATTTAACCCCAAAGACATTATGGCAGCGATTCATATTTTAAGCTATATCAGCGATATTGGCTCTAACACCGCTAAAGACATTCATGAAGCCTTAATGCTTTTAGGCAATGGCGATCTCAAATTGGCCTTAACTCAGCCTAACCAAGAAGCCAAAATTTACACGAAGAAAAAAGAAATCACCTCCATGGGGCTTTTTGAAGAAATTTTTGCCCTAGAAAACAGCTCAAGATTTAACAGCGTGATAGATAAGGCGTTTCATTCGCACCCGGTGTTGATGCACCCTAAAATCTCACTCAATGGGGCTAAAACGCTGAGCGATTTTTTCATGCTCTATACCAAAGCCCCTACCCATTCCCCTAGCGCTTTAATCAAACACATTCTAGAAAGCGCGTTTTTTCAAACCTTTAAAACACGCCTTTTAAAAGAGCGATCCAAAAATAAGGACGGCTCTTATAACGAGTTTAAAAAACTCCAAGCGCAAAAACGCTTCAATGAAAAAATGGACTTGCTGAGTTCTCTGGCGAAAAATTACCAAAATTTAGGGCGTTTTTTAAACGGCACTTTAATAGGCTCAAGTGAAGCCACGCAAGGCGAGGGCGTGAATTTATTGAGCGTGCATGCTTCTAAAGGCTTAGAGTTTAAAGACGTCTATATTATAGATTTAATGGAGGGCCGTTTCCCTAACCATAAGCTCATGAATACCGGTGGGGGCATTGAAGAAGAAAGGCGGCTTTTTTATGTCGCTATCACAAGGGCTAAGGAAAATTTATGGCTTTCTTATGCGAAAAACGAATTGAGGGAAAACGCCAAACCCAAAGAGCATAAGCCCTCGGTGTTTTTGTATGAAGCGGGACTTTTGAAACCTGATTCAAAATAA
- the alpA gene encoding Hop family adhesin AlpA — protein sequence MIKKNRTLFLSLALCASISYAEDDGGFFTVGYQLGQVMQDVQNPGGAKSDELARELNADVTNNILNNNTGGNVAGALSNAFSQYLYSLLGAYPTKLNGNDVSANALLQGAVGSGTCAAAGTANSSSLDNSQSACTAAGYYWLPSLTDKILSTIGSQTNYGTNTNFPNMQQQLTYLNAGNVFFNAMNKALEAKNGTTIASGATGSDGQTYSTQAIQYLQNQQNILNNAANLLKQDELLLEAFNSAVAANIGNKEFNSAAFTGLVQGIIDQSQAVYNELTKNTISGSAVNSAGINSNQANAVQGRASQLPNALYNAQVTLNKINALNNQVRSMPYLPQFRAGNSRSTNIMNGFYTKIGYKQFFGKKRNIGLRYYGFFSYNGASVGFRSTQNSVGLYTYGVGTDVLYNIFSRSYQNRSVDMGFFSGIQLAGETVQSTLRDDPNVKLHGKINNTHFQFLFDFGMRMNFGKLDGKSNRHNQHTVEFGVVVPTIYNTYYKSAGTTVKYFRPYSVYWSYGYSF from the coding sequence ATGATAAAGAAGAATAGAACGCTGTTTCTTAGTCTAGCCCTTTGCGCTAGCATAAGTTATGCCGAAGACGATGGAGGGTTTTTCACCGTCGGTTATCAGCTCGGACAAGTCATGCAAGATGTCCAAAACCCAGGCGGTGCTAAAAGCGACGAACTCGCCAGAGAGCTTAACGCTGATGTAACGAACAACATTTTAAACAACAACACCGGAGGCAATGTCGCAGGGGCGTTGAGTAACGCTTTCTCCCAATACCTTTATTCGCTTTTAGGGGCTTACCCCACGAAACTCAATGGTAACGATGTGTCTGCGAACGCTCTTTTACAGGGTGCGGTAGGCAGTGGGACTTGCGCGGCTGCAGGGACGGCTAATAGCAGCTCTCTTGATAATAGCCAAAGCGCTTGCACCGCTGCGGGCTATTACTGGCTCCCTAGCTTGACTGACAAGATTTTAAGCACGATCGGCAGCCAGACTAACTACGGCACGAACACCAATTTCCCTAACATGCAACAACAGCTCACCTACTTGAACGCGGGGAACGTGTTTTTTAACGCGATGAATAAGGCTTTAGAGGCTAAGAATGGAACTACTATTGCTAGCGGTGCGACTGGTTCAGATGGTCAAACTTACTCCACACAAGCCATTCAATACCTTCAAAACCAACAAAATATCCTCAATAACGCAGCGAACTTGCTCAAGCAAGACGAATTGCTCTTAGAAGCTTTCAACTCTGCCGTAGCCGCCAACATTGGGAATAAGGAATTCAATTCAGCCGCTTTTACAGGTTTGGTGCAAGGCATCATTGATCAATCTCAAGCGGTTTATAACGAGCTCACTAAAAACACCATTAGCGGGAGCGCGGTTAATAGCGCTGGGATAAATTCCAACCAAGCTAACGCTGTGCAAGGGCGCGCCAGTCAGCTCCCTAACGCTCTTTATAACGCGCAAGTAACTTTGAATAAGATCAACGCGCTCAACAATCAGGTTAGGAGCATGCCTTATTTGCCCCAATTCAGAGCCGGTAACAGCCGTTCAACGAATATCATGAACGGGTTTTACACCAAAATAGGCTATAAGCAATTCTTTGGGAAGAAAAGGAATATCGGTTTGCGCTATTACGGCTTCTTCTCTTATAATGGGGCGAGCGTGGGCTTTAGATCCACTCAAAACAGCGTAGGGTTATACACTTATGGGGTGGGGACTGATGTGTTGTATAACATCTTTAGCCGCTCCTATCAAAACCGCTCTGTGGATATGGGCTTTTTTAGCGGTATCCAATTAGCCGGCGAAACCGTCCAATCCACGCTCAGAGATGACCCCAATGTGAAATTGCATGGGAAAATCAATAACACGCACTTCCAGTTCCTCTTTGACTTTGGTATGAGGATGAACTTCGGTAAGTTAGATGGGAAATCCAACCGCCACAACCAGCACACGGTGGAATTTGGCGTGGTGGTGCCTACGATTTATAACACTTATTACAAATCCGCAGGGACTACCGTGAAGTATTTCCGTCCTTATAGCGTTTATTGGTCTTATGGGTATTCATTCTAA